A window of the Mus pahari chromosome 1, PAHARI_EIJ_v1.1, whole genome shotgun sequence genome harbors these coding sequences:
- the Add3 gene encoding gamma-adducin isoform X1 — MSSDTSPAVVTTPPPPSMPHKERYFDRINESDPEYLRERNMSPDLRQDFNMMEQRKRVTQILQSPAFREDLECLIQEQMKKGHNPSGLLALQQIADYIVTSSFSGFSSPPLSLGMVTPINDLPGADTSSYVKGEKLTRCKLASLYRLADLFGWAHLANTYISVRISKEQDHIILIPRGLSFSEATASTLVKVNIIGEVVDQGSTNLKIDHTGFSPHAAIYSTRPDVKCVIHIHTLATAAVSSMKCGILPISQESLILGDVAYYDYQGSLDEEEERIELQKVLGPSCKVLVLRNHGMVALGETLEEAFHYIFNVQMACEIQVQAVAGAGGVDNLLILDLQKYKAFTHGVAMSGGGGVNMGSHQKWKVGEIEFEGLMRTLDNLGYRTGYAYRHPLVREKPRHKSDVEIPATVTAFSFEDDSAPLSPLKFMAQRQQREKTRWLNSPNTYMKVNVPEESRNGETSPRTKITWMKAEDSSKVSSGTPIKIEDPNQFVPLNTNPTEVLEKRNKIREQNRYDLKTAGPQSQLLAGIVVDKPPSTMQFDDDDQGPPAPPNPFSHLLEGELEEYTKTIERKQQGLDDAEQESFSDDAASVSQIQSQTQSPQSVPERLEENHELFSKSFPSMDVPVMIVNGKDEMHDVEDELAQRVSRLTTSTTVESIEITIKSPDRTEEVLSPDGSPSKSPSKKKKKFRTPSFLKKNKKKEKVEA, encoded by the exons GCCTTTCGGGAAGACCTGGAATGCCTCATTCAAGAACAGATGAAGAAAGGCCACAACCCAAGCGGCTTATTAGCGTTACAGCAGATTGCAGATTACATCGTGACCAGCTCCTTCTCGGGCTTTTCCTCACCTCCCCTGA gTCTTGGCATGGTCACACCTATTAATGACCTTCCTGGTGCAGATACGTCCTCATATGTGAAGGGAGAAAAGCTTACTCGCTGCAAACTTGCCAGCCTGTACAGACTTGCTGATTTGTTTGGGTGGGCACACCTGGCAAATACGTACATCTCG GTACGGATAAGTAAGGAGCAGGACCACATTATACTAATTCCCAGAGGCCTGTCTTTCTCTGAAGCTACAGCCTCTACCTTG GTGAAAGTCAACATAATTGGAGAAGTGGTGGACCAGGGGAGCACTAATCTGAAAATCGACCACACAGGGTTCAGCCCGCATGCTGCCATCTATTCAACACGCCCCGATGTGAAGTGTGTGATCCACATCCACACCCTTGCCACAGCAGCA GTGTCCTCCATGAAGTGTGGGATCCTTCCAATTTCCCAAGAGTCTCTCATCCTGGGAGATGTAGCCTACTATGACTACCAGGGATCGCttgatgaagaggaagaaagaattgaaCTTCAGAAAGTGCTGGGTCCAAGCTGTAAG GTGCTCGTCCTCAGGAACCATGGCATGGTGGCTCTTGGAGAGACCCTTGAGGAGGCTTTCCATTACATCTTTAATGTACAGATGGCCTGTGAGATCCAG GTGCAGGCAgtagcaggggcagggggagtagACAATCTGCTCATACTGGATCTTCAGAAATATAAAGCTTTCACCCACGGTGTCGCCATGTCTGGAGGAGGCGGTGTAAATATGGGTTCCCATCAGAAGTGGAAGGTTGGCGAGATTGAGTTTGAAGGGCTGATGAGGACCCTGGACAACTTG GGTTACAGAACAGGCTATGCATACAGGCATCCTCTAGTTCGAGAGAAGCCTAGGCACAAGAGTGATGTGGAGATCCCAGCAACCGTGACTGCATTCTCCTTTGAAGATGATAGTGCTCCACTCTCTCCCCTCAAGTTCATGGCACAGAGACAGCAGCGCGAAAAAACAAGATGGCTGAATTCACCGAATACTTACATGAAAGTGAATGTGCCGGAGGAGTCTCGGAACGGGGAAACTAGTCCCAGGACCAAAATCACG TGGATGAAAGCAGAAGACTCCTCTAAAGTTAGTAGTGGAACACCTATCAAAATTGAAGATCCCAATCAGTTTGTTCCTTTAAACACAAACCCGACTGAGGTgctagaaaagagaaataag ATCCGGGAACAGAATCGCTATGATCTGAAAACAGCAGGCCCACAGTCTCAGCTGCTGGCAGGGATCGTTGTGGACAAGCCGCCTTCG ACCATGCAGTTTGACGATGACGATCAGGGCCCACCAGCTCCTCCTAACCCATTCAGCCATCTCCTGGAAGGAGAACTTGAAGAGTATACGAAGACAATCGAGAGAAAGCAGCAAGGCCTGGACG ACGCTGAGCAGGAATCATTCTCAGATGACGCTGCATCTGTTTCACAAATTCAGTCTCAAACTCAGTCACCGCAAAGTGTCCCTGAGAGATTAGAAG AAAACCACGAGCTGTTTTCCAAGAGCTTCCCCTCCATGGACGTGCCAGTAATGATCGTGAACGGCAAGGACGAGATGCACGATGTGGAAGATGAGCTTGCTCAGAGAGTCAGTAGGCTGACCACAAGCACGACCGTAGAGAGCATCGAGATCACCATTAAGTCCCCAGACAGAACTGAAGAGGTCCTGTCGCCTGATGGCTCACCTTCAAAGTCGCCctccaagaaaaagaagaaattccgCACACCTTCTTttctcaaaaagaacaaaaaaaaggagaaagttgAGGCCTAA
- the Add3 gene encoding gamma-adducin isoform X2 — translation MSSDTSPAVVTTPPPPSMPHKERYFDRINESDPEYLRERNMSPDLRQDFNMMEQRKRVTQILQSPAFREDLECLIQEQMKKGHNPSGLLALQQIADYIVTSSFSGFSSPPLSLGMVTPINDLPGADTSSYVKGEKLTRCKLASLYRLADLFGWAHLANTYISVRISKEQDHIILIPRGLSFSEATASTLVKVNIIGEVVDQGSTNLKIDHTGFSPHAAIYSTRPDVKCVIHIHTLATAAVSSMKCGILPISQESLILGDVAYYDYQGSLDEEEERIELQKVLGPSCKVLVLRNHGMVALGETLEEAFHYIFNVQMACEIQVQAVAGAGGVDNLLILDLQKYKAFTHGVAMSGGGGVNMGSHQKWKVGEIEFEGLMRTLDNLGYRTGYAYRHPLVREKPRHKSDVEIPATVTAFSFEDDSAPLSPLKFMAQRQQREKTRWLNSPNTYMKVNVPEESRNGETSPRTKITWMKAEDSSKVSSGTPIKIEDPNQFVPLNTNPTEVLEKRNKIREQNRYDLKTAGPQSQLLAGIVVDKPPSTMQFDDDDQGPPAPPNPFSHLLEGELEEYTKTIERKQQGLDENHELFSKSFPSMDVPVMIVNGKDEMHDVEDELAQRVSRLTTSTTVESIEITIKSPDRTEEVLSPDGSPSKSPSKKKKKFRTPSFLKKNKKKEKVEA, via the exons GCCTTTCGGGAAGACCTGGAATGCCTCATTCAAGAACAGATGAAGAAAGGCCACAACCCAAGCGGCTTATTAGCGTTACAGCAGATTGCAGATTACATCGTGACCAGCTCCTTCTCGGGCTTTTCCTCACCTCCCCTGA gTCTTGGCATGGTCACACCTATTAATGACCTTCCTGGTGCAGATACGTCCTCATATGTGAAGGGAGAAAAGCTTACTCGCTGCAAACTTGCCAGCCTGTACAGACTTGCTGATTTGTTTGGGTGGGCACACCTGGCAAATACGTACATCTCG GTACGGATAAGTAAGGAGCAGGACCACATTATACTAATTCCCAGAGGCCTGTCTTTCTCTGAAGCTACAGCCTCTACCTTG GTGAAAGTCAACATAATTGGAGAAGTGGTGGACCAGGGGAGCACTAATCTGAAAATCGACCACACAGGGTTCAGCCCGCATGCTGCCATCTATTCAACACGCCCCGATGTGAAGTGTGTGATCCACATCCACACCCTTGCCACAGCAGCA GTGTCCTCCATGAAGTGTGGGATCCTTCCAATTTCCCAAGAGTCTCTCATCCTGGGAGATGTAGCCTACTATGACTACCAGGGATCGCttgatgaagaggaagaaagaattgaaCTTCAGAAAGTGCTGGGTCCAAGCTGTAAG GTGCTCGTCCTCAGGAACCATGGCATGGTGGCTCTTGGAGAGACCCTTGAGGAGGCTTTCCATTACATCTTTAATGTACAGATGGCCTGTGAGATCCAG GTGCAGGCAgtagcaggggcagggggagtagACAATCTGCTCATACTGGATCTTCAGAAATATAAAGCTTTCACCCACGGTGTCGCCATGTCTGGAGGAGGCGGTGTAAATATGGGTTCCCATCAGAAGTGGAAGGTTGGCGAGATTGAGTTTGAAGGGCTGATGAGGACCCTGGACAACTTG GGTTACAGAACAGGCTATGCATACAGGCATCCTCTAGTTCGAGAGAAGCCTAGGCACAAGAGTGATGTGGAGATCCCAGCAACCGTGACTGCATTCTCCTTTGAAGATGATAGTGCTCCACTCTCTCCCCTCAAGTTCATGGCACAGAGACAGCAGCGCGAAAAAACAAGATGGCTGAATTCACCGAATACTTACATGAAAGTGAATGTGCCGGAGGAGTCTCGGAACGGGGAAACTAGTCCCAGGACCAAAATCACG TGGATGAAAGCAGAAGACTCCTCTAAAGTTAGTAGTGGAACACCTATCAAAATTGAAGATCCCAATCAGTTTGTTCCTTTAAACACAAACCCGACTGAGGTgctagaaaagagaaataag ATCCGGGAACAGAATCGCTATGATCTGAAAACAGCAGGCCCACAGTCTCAGCTGCTGGCAGGGATCGTTGTGGACAAGCCGCCTTCG ACCATGCAGTTTGACGATGACGATCAGGGCCCACCAGCTCCTCCTAACCCATTCAGCCATCTCCTGGAAGGAGAACTTGAAGAGTATACGAAGACAATCGAGAGAAAGCAGCAAGGCCTGGACG AAAACCACGAGCTGTTTTCCAAGAGCTTCCCCTCCATGGACGTGCCAGTAATGATCGTGAACGGCAAGGACGAGATGCACGATGTGGAAGATGAGCTTGCTCAGAGAGTCAGTAGGCTGACCACAAGCACGACCGTAGAGAGCATCGAGATCACCATTAAGTCCCCAGACAGAACTGAAGAGGTCCTGTCGCCTGATGGCTCACCTTCAAAGTCGCCctccaagaaaaagaagaaattccgCACACCTTCTTttctcaaaaagaacaaaaaaaaggagaaagttgAGGCCTAA